The DNA segment ACGAGATTCCCAGTTAGAAGAAAAACGATGGTGGTCCACACGGAGGACGACTGGCAAGGCTGCATGAACGGATAAATACGCATATGACTTGCGTTAGCAACATCATTGCGATTGTCTTGGGGATGATGCTTCGCAGCCTGCCGCTGACCTTGCTACCTCTCGCTGCCTCAGCGTCGGACCCGCTCAGTGAGATCATTCACGGACACTATGAGATCCACGTGGACTACACGCTGACTCCGGGAAATCCCGATGCGGGGTGGAAATTTTCGACGTCCTACGACCTGGATGGCAATTTCCTCGACCGCCATCAGGTGATCCGTCTCGACCCTGGCACCACGCCATTTGTGGCGACGCCGGTCACGCGGCAGCCGATCACACCGGCGCTATCACGGTTCGGTTCCGTAGGGGAGTGGATGTGGATCCTGCCCATCAACCAGGTCACCGGTGCTCTATATATCGGGGTCAGGACCATCATGAATCCCGGTATCTTCCAGTCCCGTTCGGGCGGAAACTACGCGCCGAGTCCGGCTGGAAGTGTCTCGATGCGTCTGGTTTCGGTCACGGGCACGGGGCCGGACGCGGGCGGCAGGTTCGGTGCCTGGTACACGGATACCTTTGGTGGTCTGGTGTTTCCCTTCGATACCAGCAACGGGATCTCCGCGGCGGATGAGATCCCGACCATCCCTGCGAGCAGTCACACCCACTATTCCTGGGGAATGACCAAGCCGGGCACCTACCATGTGACCTTCGAAGTCTTTGGGAAAATCAATCCGGGACAACCCGATGCCGAAACCATCACCAAAGCGCAGAAAACCTTCACTTTCCATGTCCCTTTCTCCGGCGAGGTGCTTGAGGGGCATGAGATCCGCATATCGCCGGAACCCCTCCTGTCCCAACCGGCCGAGTCAGTGGCCTACAAGGCTGACAGGGCCATGATCTGCGCCAACGTTCCGGACGGTCCCGGGTGGAAGACCACCGGGACCATGGCGACAGCTCCATTGGCAATCGCCAACGGGGTTGGAGTGACGCCCGAAGCCGCATCGCTGCTGCCGGCCGGATGGTCCAATCTGACCGTAAAAATGATCGGGGTCACAGGTCCGGGGCAATTCGCCTGGCTGGATGGAAATGGTTCTCCGCTCGATCTCCAGTCGGGACTGCCGATCGGCAGCTCCGAGCGACGGACCGTCACCGCCACCTTTTCAGAGAAGGGGATCTACCGCGTCCACTTCGTTGTGAGCGGAGTCTATCAGGGAATAGCCGCCTATCATTCGGCCACCGTGGTCTACGGGGCCGGATTGGGTGCGGATTTCACTTATCAGGATTGGGCGACAAGTTTTGAAAGGTCGGCGGACATCGCGTTGGGAGCGTTGTCCGATCCTACGGGAGACCATGACGGCGATGGGCTGACCAACGGCAGCGAGTATGCGCTGTTCTGGCACGGTTTCGATC comes from the Luteolibacter sp. SL250 genome and includes:
- a CDS encoding choice-of-anchor M domain-containing protein, which produces MMLRSLPLTLLPLAASASDPLSEIIHGHYEIHVDYTLTPGNPDAGWKFSTSYDLDGNFLDRHQVIRLDPGTTPFVATPVTRQPITPALSRFGSVGEWMWILPINQVTGALYIGVRTIMNPGIFQSRSGGNYAPSPAGSVSMRLVSVTGTGPDAGGRFGAWYTDTFGGLVFPFDTSNGISAADEIPTIPASSHTHYSWGMTKPGTYHVTFEVFGKINPGQPDAETITKAQKTFTFHVPFSGEVLEGHEIRISPEPLLSQPAESVAYKADRAMICANVPDGPGWKTTGTMATAPLAIANGVGVTPEAASLLPAGWSNLTVKMIGVTGPGQFAWLDGNGSPLDLQSGLPIGSSERRTVTATFSEKGIYRVHFVVSGVYQGIAAYHSATVVYGAGLGADFTYQDWATSFERSADIALGALSDPTGDHDGDGLTNGSEYALFWHGFDPAVADGGKMPRAFPTAEGFAAFDFLRDTLKDPLTGAGWRILPQASRDLIQWKTLSPVIISFPLETFETSAEEGNARGAIMKRRVRMMPGPEPRAFFRFQITSP